The following proteins are co-located in the Echinicola sp. 20G genome:
- a CDS encoding DNA polymerase III subunit alpha, with translation MAKAKKVKALALTNINSTADAWDFVDFCRNAGIKPILGAEIRNGQQLLYILLAKNDRGLMEINTFISHHLMEKSDFPETPSLSEVWAIYPFGSRKPESLGADELIGIKQEQLIKLYNGQSEKHPDKWVVWQPVTYQDKTRYNLHRILRAIDGNTLLSKLGAGDMASDTEYFRDKLEIWNRFAEHPYILKQTLKVMDSCGVGMELHSDKNKKHFTSSKEDDRILLEKLALEGLAVRYGRGNTVALERVKKELRIINELNFNAYFLIVLDVVRYAQQRGFFYVGRGSGANSIVAYCLKITDVDPIKLDLYFERFLNPHRTSPPDFDMDFSWKDRDEVIDYIFKRYGRNHVALLGMFSTFQGRAIIRELGKVFGLPKPEIDQLVRRRKDACPPEDKIQRAILKYGALMQDFPNYQSIHPGGMLISEDPIFQYTAMERPPKGFNTAQVDMFLAEKIGLFKLDILSQRGLAHIKEAIGLIKANRGVEVDIRQVERFFNDPKVADQIRRADTIGCFYIESPAMRQLLTKLRCDDYLTLVAASSIIRPGVSQSGMMKQYIERFHNPHHIPYLHPKMKELLEETYGVMVYQEDVIKVAHHFAGLDMGEADILRRAMSGKYRSHNRFKLIEEKFFANCKEKGYPDEISKEVWRQMESFGGYSFSKAHSASFAVESYQSLFLKTYYPIEFMVAVINNFGGFYGTQFYFQELKKAGGKVVPPCVNTGAYLTSLHGDRVTVGFVHVQNLERKTIDRFLAERERHGAYLSLEDLMERTQVDAEQLNILIRVGALRFTGLEKKELLWHANFRGKRMEKVPASAAIFAEEPLDFILPKFPRKPLEDAYDEIELIGFTLGDPFELADDDRNGLTYVRELPKLVGRQVCLMGHLVTTKPVRTVRGDYMAFGTFLDEKGDWLDTVHFPPVLKQYPIHSGGFYRIFGKVVEEFGVYAVEVKELGKVGVRKL, from the coding sequence ATGGCAAAGGCCAAAAAGGTAAAGGCATTGGCCTTGACCAATATCAACAGCACTGCAGATGCCTGGGACTTTGTGGACTTCTGCAGGAATGCGGGGATCAAGCCCATCCTGGGGGCCGAGATACGCAATGGGCAACAGCTCCTGTATATCCTGCTGGCAAAAAATGACAGGGGCCTGATGGAGATCAATACCTTTATCTCACATCACTTGATGGAGAAGTCGGACTTTCCGGAAACCCCATCCCTCAGCGAGGTTTGGGCAATCTACCCTTTTGGCAGCCGGAAGCCGGAAAGCTTGGGAGCCGATGAGCTGATCGGTATCAAACAGGAACAGCTTATCAAACTCTACAATGGGCAGTCGGAAAAACATCCCGACAAATGGGTGGTCTGGCAACCGGTGACCTATCAGGACAAGACCCGCTACAACCTGCACAGGATTTTGCGGGCCATAGACGGAAACACCTTGCTTTCCAAACTGGGAGCTGGGGACATGGCATCGGATACCGAATACTTCCGGGACAAGCTGGAGATCTGGAACCGTTTTGCCGAACACCCCTATATCCTCAAGCAGACCCTGAAGGTAATGGACAGCTGTGGGGTCGGCATGGAGCTGCATTCCGACAAGAACAAGAAGCATTTTACCTCCTCGAAGGAGGATGACAGGATCCTTTTGGAGAAACTGGCTCTGGAAGGGTTGGCCGTCCGCTATGGCAGGGGAAATACAGTGGCATTGGAAAGGGTGAAAAAGGAGCTGCGCATTATCAATGAGCTGAACTTCAATGCCTATTTCCTGATCGTCCTGGACGTGGTAAGGTACGCCCAGCAAAGGGGCTTCTTTTACGTGGGAAGGGGATCGGGGGCCAACTCTATCGTGGCCTATTGCCTGAAGATCACCGATGTGGACCCCATCAAGCTGGATCTGTATTTTGAGCGTTTCCTGAACCCCCACCGTACCTCACCACCGGACTTTGACATGGACTTCAGCTGGAAGGACAGGGACGAGGTGATCGATTATATCTTCAAGCGCTATGGCAGGAACCATGTGGCGCTGTTGGGCATGTTCTCCACTTTCCAGGGCAGGGCCATCATCCGGGAACTGGGGAAGGTGTTCGGCCTGCCCAAGCCGGAGATCGACCAACTGGTACGCAGAAGGAAGGATGCATGTCCACCTGAGGATAAGATCCAAAGGGCCATCCTCAAATACGGGGCATTGATGCAGGACTTCCCCAACTACCAGAGCATCCACCCGGGGGGCATGCTGATCAGTGAGGATCCTATATTTCAATACACGGCCATGGAGAGGCCACCCAAGGGGTTCAATACTGCACAGGTGGACATGTTCCTTGCAGAGAAGATCGGGCTTTTCAAACTGGATATCCTGAGCCAAAGGGGACTGGCGCACATCAAGGAAGCCATCGGGCTGATCAAGGCCAACCGCGGGGTGGAAGTGGACATCCGGCAAGTGGAACGCTTTTTCAATGACCCCAAGGTGGCCGACCAGATCAGAAGGGCGGATACCATAGGCTGCTTTTACATCGAGAGCCCCGCAATGAGGCAGCTGCTGACAAAGCTTCGATGTGACGATTACCTGACCCTGGTAGCGGCAAGCTCCATTATCCGCCCCGGAGTATCCCAGTCGGGCATGATGAAGCAGTACATCGAACGCTTCCACAACCCCCACCATATCCCATACCTGCATCCCAAGATGAAGGAACTGTTGGAAGAAACCTATGGGGTGATGGTCTACCAGGAGGATGTGATCAAGGTGGCCCACCACTTTGCAGGACTGGATATGGGAGAGGCCGATATCCTGCGCAGGGCCATGTCGGGCAAGTACCGTTCGCATAACCGGTTCAAACTGATCGAGGAGAAATTCTTTGCCAATTGTAAGGAAAAGGGCTATCCCGATGAGATCAGTAAGGAGGTTTGGCGTCAGATGGAGTCCTTCGGGGGCTATTCCTTTTCCAAGGCCCACTCGGCCTCCTTTGCCGTGGAAAGCTACCAGAGCCTTTTTTTAAAGACCTACTATCCCATTGAGTTTATGGTGGCGGTGATCAACAACTTCGGGGGATTCTATGGTACGCAGTTTTATTTCCAGGAACTTAAAAAGGCAGGGGGAAAGGTGGTTCCCCCCTGTGTCAATACGGGAGCATACCTTACTTCTCTCCACGGGGACAGGGTGACCGTGGGATTTGTGCATGTGCAGAACCTGGAGCGGAAGACCATTGATAGGTTTCTGGCAGAAAGGGAAAGGCATGGTGCTTACCTCAGCTTGGAGGACCTGATGGAGCGTACCCAGGTGGATGCCGAACAGCTCAATATCCTGATCAGGGTAGGGGCACTCCGGTTTACGGGGCTGGAAAAAAAAGAACTGCTGTGGCACGCCAACTTCAGGGGCAAGCGCATGGAAAAGGTGCCTGCCAGTGCTGCCATCTTTGCGGAAGAACCACTGGATTTTATATTGCCGAAATTTCCCAGAAAGCCCCTCGAAGATGCCTATGATGAAATAGAACTGATCGGCTTTACCTTGGGAGATCCGTTTGAATTGGCCGATGATGATAGAAATGGCTTGACCTATGTGCGGGAACTCCCCAAGCTGGTAGGCAGGCAGGTATGCCTGATGGGACATTTGGTGACCACCAAACCGGTAAGGACGGTGCGGGGCGACTATATGGCATTCGGTACCTTTCTGGACGAGAAAGGGGATTGGCTGGATACAGTGCATTTCCCACCGGTACTCAAACAGTACCCCATCCACTCAGGAGGGTTCTACAGGATATTTGGCAAAGTAGTGGAAGAGTTTGGGGTGTATGCAGTGGAAGTAAAAGAGTTGGGCAAAGTGGGGGTAAGGAAGTTGTAG
- a CDS encoding PAS domain S-box protein gives MNPDQYIFDLSPFPMWVYDIETLQFLTINQEAINHYGYSKEEFLNMTLRDIRPEEDISIVENAVAIVRSGKKWSTNNLYRHKKKNGTIIWVQIKSNVITYKGKRAEIVSAIDLTSRYEQQKLIEEQKNYLAAISDFQEILLQTNYWPKSLRKCLKILGETLKVDHVFYVSLKAQHEDIVNIVWDNTVNGGNVGETKSIETTLAQFGIILESLKQGKSYTANLSQLPPSTIRSYLKGQNIKATFLMPIMVDKTAIGFIGIEDYKKERIWRKEEFQLFNNLIGKLTYAIKENESHRKLFESEARFKSLVQKGNDLIAIIDQTGNYKYVAPTSERVLGIPPEVFMGKNAFEYICPDDIERVGKELEKIFTEKHITIDAYRFADANGKWIWIQTELTNHLDDPAINGIVANTRVVTEEVEKRMRERIVSSMTKNIGQPGSLSFCAEHALDNLTLLDNINICELWLVSKDKSRLDLIAKSFKKDSYQTIFIKTSGRGNIDVYRKGEGIPGKIWESKHTRIFDGLSDNGNNEQNSILSNTSLSTAFGIPILYFEEFLGCLVCFSSKESKILRDQINLLEEVSPQLGGAIKQKLIEEEYRNFFELSPEPLCVVGFDGNIKKHNKALGKLLGFKKGSLLNNSILRYVSNDDDDISLRRVKDFIKGKERKSFEAKFVTKKGTVKTLVWKVQPIVSSKIYLAAAKDVTVQQHAERALRDAFLKLKTAQKIAKLGYWSRNLDTDISEWSEETYKIYGYEPDQFTPSLQNIQDAFHPEDRALIESDPMKNLEPGKVNSFEHRIIDSSKKVKWVKQEIRLVVDSQNKPVRVEGTIRDITEQKEYEQQLFISNNRFKLAMKVSSETIWEVDHVARTIIRSKEDGKKFGYKELEAFSKENSWFNYIHPEDRENVWNSFISSLNDKSTHSWKAEYRAVSPEGAIAYFIDRCHILRDNAGIPIRSVGSVLNVTESRKQLELIRNQNNKLREIAWLQSHVIRAPLSRIMSLVLLLKESKKMDISTDQLYEWIETSCKEMDHVVHEITDKANAVIDEDNFDNNHYKEI, from the coding sequence ATGAACCCAGACCAATACATCTTTGATCTATCTCCATTCCCTATGTGGGTTTATGACATAGAAACTCTACAATTTCTAACAATCAATCAAGAGGCAATTAACCACTATGGGTATTCTAAAGAGGAATTTCTCAATATGACGCTGAGGGATATCAGACCTGAGGAGGATATATCAATTGTAGAAAATGCGGTGGCCATAGTCAGGAGTGGGAAAAAGTGGTCTACCAATAATTTATATAGGCACAAAAAAAAGAATGGCACTATCATATGGGTACAAATAAAGAGCAATGTAATCACCTATAAGGGCAAAAGAGCTGAAATCGTATCTGCCATAGATTTGACTTCAAGGTATGAGCAGCAAAAACTTATTGAAGAGCAAAAAAACTATTTAGCTGCAATTAGTGATTTTCAGGAAATACTTCTTCAGACAAATTATTGGCCTAAATCATTGAGAAAGTGTTTAAAAATCTTAGGGGAAACCTTAAAAGTAGACCATGTTTTTTATGTATCCCTAAAGGCCCAACACGAGGATATTGTTAATATAGTTTGGGACAACACTGTAAATGGAGGCAATGTGGGAGAAACCAAGTCAATAGAAACCACTTTGGCCCAATTTGGGATAATTTTGGAATCTTTGAAACAAGGAAAGAGCTATACGGCCAATCTATCACAGCTGCCACCTTCAACAATTAGATCATATTTAAAAGGCCAAAACATCAAAGCCACTTTTCTTATGCCCATTATGGTGGATAAAACTGCCATTGGTTTTATTGGCATTGAAGATTATAAAAAAGAGAGAATATGGCGCAAAGAAGAATTTCAATTATTCAACAATCTCATAGGTAAGCTTACCTACGCCATAAAAGAAAATGAATCACACAGAAAACTTTTTGAAAGTGAGGCGAGGTTCAAATCCTTGGTACAAAAGGGGAACGATTTAATAGCCATTATTGACCAAACGGGCAATTATAAATATGTAGCACCCACATCAGAAAGGGTTTTGGGAATTCCACCGGAAGTATTTATGGGAAAAAATGCTTTTGAATACATATGCCCTGATGATATTGAAAGGGTTGGTAAGGAATTGGAAAAGATTTTTACTGAAAAACACATAACCATTGATGCTTACCGCTTTGCTGATGCAAACGGTAAATGGATTTGGATCCAAACAGAGTTGACCAACCATTTAGATGACCCAGCTATCAATGGGATAGTTGCCAATACCCGTGTAGTGACAGAAGAGGTTGAAAAAAGAATGAGGGAGCGAATTGTCTCTTCCATGACAAAAAACATTGGACAACCTGGGTCTTTATCATTTTGTGCTGAGCATGCTTTGGATAACTTAACACTTTTAGACAATATCAACATCTGCGAATTATGGTTGGTTTCCAAGGATAAATCTCGATTAGACCTTATCGCTAAATCCTTCAAAAAAGACAGTTATCAAACCATATTCATCAAAACCAGTGGTCGTGGCAATATAGATGTTTATAGAAAAGGCGAAGGAATCCCTGGGAAAATATGGGAGAGTAAGCATACTAGGATTTTTGATGGCCTATCGGATAATGGCAACAATGAGCAAAACAGTATCCTTAGCAATACTTCCTTATCCACAGCTTTTGGTATCCCCATTTTATATTTCGAAGAATTTCTCGGATGTTTAGTTTGTTTTTCCAGCAAGGAGTCCAAAATCCTAAGGGATCAAATAAATTTATTGGAAGAAGTAAGCCCTCAGCTTGGGGGAGCCATAAAGCAAAAGTTAATTGAGGAGGAGTACCGGAACTTCTTTGAGCTTTCCCCGGAACCATTGTGTGTAGTAGGCTTCGATGGCAACATAAAAAAGCACAATAAAGCTTTGGGCAAATTACTTGGTTTTAAAAAAGGCTCTTTGTTAAACAACTCTATATTACGCTATGTGTCAAATGATGATGATGATATTTCCTTAAGACGTGTAAAGGATTTCATAAAAGGAAAGGAGAGAAAAAGCTTTGAAGCTAAATTTGTCACAAAAAAGGGGACGGTCAAAACGCTTGTCTGGAAAGTACAACCCATAGTCTCCTCTAAAATTTATTTGGCTGCTGCAAAAGATGTAACTGTCCAACAACATGCTGAAAGAGCATTACGTGATGCTTTTTTAAAACTTAAAACTGCCCAAAAGATTGCAAAATTAGGTTACTGGAGTCGTAACCTTGACACTGACATTTCAGAATGGAGTGAGGAAACCTATAAGATATATGGTTATGAGCCGGACCAATTTACTCCCAGTCTGCAAAATATCCAAGATGCTTTCCACCCTGAGGACAGGGCCCTCATTGAAAGCGACCCAATGAAAAACCTTGAGCCGGGAAAGGTAAATAGTTTTGAGCACAGGATTATAGATTCTTCCAAGAAAGTAAAATGGGTCAAGCAGGAAATAAGGCTTGTTGTTGACAGCCAAAATAAGCCTGTAAGAGTAGAGGGAACCATAAGAGATATCACAGAACAAAAGGAATATGAACAACAATTATTCATAAGCAACAACAGGTTTAAACTCGCTATGAAAGTCAGCAGTGAAACTATTTGGGAAGTGGATCATGTTGCTAGAACCATTATCAGAAGCAAGGAAGATGGAAAAAAGTTTGGGTATAAAGAACTTGAGGCTTTTTCAAAAGAGAACTCCTGGTTCAACTATATTCATCCCGAAGACCGTGAGAACGTTTGGAATTCATTTATTTCTTCCTTGAACGACAAATCAACCCATTCTTGGAAAGCCGAGTACAGAGCTGTTTCCCCAGAGGGCGCCATAGCTTATTTTATTGACAGGTGCCATATACTGAGGGATAATGCAGGTATCCCAATACGTTCTGTTGGATCTGTCCTGAATGTCACCGAATCAAGGAAACAATTGGAACTTATCAGAAATCAAAACAATAAATTACGGGAAATTGCCTGGCTCCAGTCACATGTCATAAGGGCTCCACTTTCACGCATCATGTCCTTGGTTTTGTTGTTAAAAGAATCCAAGAAAATGGATATTTCCACAGATCAATTATACGAATGGATAGAAACCTCATGCAAAGAAATGGACCATGTGGTACATGAGATTACAGACAAGGCCAACGCCGTAATTGATGAAGATAATTTTGACAATAATCATTATAAGGAAATTTAA
- the dinB gene encoding DNA polymerase IV yields MKRNVVHFDLDTFFVSVARLTNSALNNKPVIIGGNSDRGVVASCSYEARKFGVHSAMPMKLARRLCPSAVYLQGDMDSYSYHSRVVTDIIRDQVPVVEKASIDEFYLDLTGMDRFFGCSQFTAELKSRILRESGLPISYALASNKLVSKVATEDAKPNGQMEIPFGHEKGYLAPLAIERMPGIGLKTSSLLRRMGVETIKLLSEIPEPMMQNLLGKSGITLSRKANGKDDSPVIPYTEQKSIGKEETFDSDTINMGFLNGELVRLTERVAFLLRKQRRLCGCITVKLRYANFDTVSKQAMLPYTANDDVLLSKAKELFAKLYDRRMLVRLIGVKVSHLVGGFQQINLFEDTEENVRLYQAMDRIRGKYGSHAVHRAVGIQNRR; encoded by the coding sequence ATGAAAAGGAATGTGGTGCATTTTGATCTGGACACCTTCTTTGTCAGTGTCGCCCGGCTGACAAACAGTGCCCTCAACAACAAGCCAGTGATCATTGGCGGCAACTCCGACCGTGGAGTGGTGGCCTCCTGTAGCTATGAGGCCCGGAAGTTCGGGGTCCACAGCGCCATGCCCATGAAGCTCGCCCGCAGGCTCTGCCCATCTGCGGTATACCTGCAGGGTGACATGGACAGTTACAGTTACCATAGCCGGGTGGTGACCGACATCATCCGCGACCAGGTGCCGGTGGTGGAAAAGGCATCCATCGATGAGTTTTACCTCGACCTGACAGGAATGGACCGGTTTTTTGGATGTAGCCAGTTCACCGCTGAACTCAAGTCCAGGATACTCCGTGAATCCGGCCTGCCCATCAGTTATGCCCTGGCCTCCAACAAACTGGTCAGCAAGGTGGCCACTGAAGATGCCAAGCCCAATGGACAGATGGAAATCCCCTTTGGACATGAAAAGGGATACCTAGCCCCACTGGCCATTGAAAGGATGCCGGGCATAGGCTTAAAGACCTCTTCACTTTTAAGAAGGATGGGGGTGGAGACCATCAAACTGCTTTCCGAAATCCCCGAGCCCATGATGCAGAACCTCTTGGGGAAAAGTGGGATCACCCTTTCCCGAAAGGCCAACGGAAAGGACGATTCCCCGGTCATCCCCTATACCGAACAGAAGAGTATCGGAAAGGAGGAAACCTTTGACAGTGACACCATCAACATGGGGTTTCTTAACGGTGAACTGGTCCGGCTTACCGAAAGGGTGGCATTCCTGTTGAGAAAGCAGAGAAGGCTCTGTGGCTGTATTACCGTAAAGCTGCGCTACGCCAACTTTGATACGGTCAGCAAGCAGGCCATGCTTCCTTACACGGCCAATGATGATGTGCTGCTCTCCAAGGCCAAGGAGCTCTTTGCCAAGCTCTATGACAGAAGGATGCTCGTGCGCCTGATCGGGGTCAAGGTCAGCCACCTGGTGGGTGGTTTCCAGCAGATCAACCTCTTTGAGGATACCGAGGAAAACGTCAGGCTGTACCAGGCCATGGACAGGATCAGGGGAAAGTATGGTTCCCATGCGGTACACCGTGCCGTGGGCATCCAAAACAGGAGGTGA
- a CDS encoding GreA/GreB family elongation factor, with product MKPLIRKSDYQTIRNILLSSRSNGQHHDLLPLENELKNCEVLEDPLLDERIVRLYSTVEVLGLTFKNTIKLTLVLPQDANIKTGQVSILAPLAVALIGYREGHQFSWTLPAGERQLRIIKVEQNK from the coding sequence ATGAAACCATTGATAAGAAAATCAGATTATCAAACCATTAGAAATATACTCCTATCATCGAGATCCAATGGTCAGCACCACGATCTGTTGCCATTGGAAAATGAACTGAAAAACTGTGAGGTTTTGGAGGATCCCCTGCTTGATGAACGGATAGTTCGTTTATATTCTACTGTCGAGGTACTGGGCCTGACCTTTAAAAACACCATCAAGCTTACATTGGTCCTTCCCCAAGATGCCAATATCAAGACTGGCCAAGTGTCCATTTTGGCACCATTGGCTGTAGCACTGATTGGATATCGGGAAGGCCATCAATTCAGTTGGACCTTGCCAGCAGGAGAGCGACAACTCAGGATCATAAAAGTAGAACAGAACAAATAA